A DNA window from Deinococcus sedimenti contains the following coding sequences:
- a CDS encoding LptF/LptG family permease yields MKTFERYVLAEIAPLLFGALAAVIALLVVASLERYLAPLLAKGAPPLLVARLLALNVPEAAARALPIALMFAVLLGLSRLAADSEIKSALAAGIPATRLYRPVLILAAAVTTLAFALGEGLVPRAQTQIGEVQRQIVLANPRVLGLGEQNVVLRDALGRAISIGQILPGGELRDLRIVTMQDSLPPREVITAREGRLVPGSTTLTLKDGQRVTYQDARPVTILSFREGTLPLQDTGTDLGSAAQARPVNDPLPTLWARVNTYRTQGVQAPAEFTALHQKFAAPLAALALAFFGVSLAVFSFRSGRNVGFVWALMLTFAYYATYSVFNVMGEKGALPGAVAAYAPDLVAVLAGSLLLWLSARR; encoded by the coding sequence CTGAAGACCTTCGAACGGTACGTCCTCGCGGAGATCGCGCCGCTGCTGTTCGGCGCGCTGGCCGCCGTGATCGCCCTGCTGGTCGTCGCCAGCCTGGAACGCTACCTCGCGCCGCTGCTCGCCAAGGGCGCCCCACCCCTGCTCGTCGCGCGCCTCCTCGCGCTGAACGTCCCCGAGGCCGCCGCGCGCGCCCTGCCCATCGCCCTGATGTTCGCCGTGCTGCTCGGCCTCTCCCGGCTGGCCGCCGACAGCGAGATCAAGAGCGCCCTGGCCGCCGGGATTCCCGCCACGCGCCTCTACCGCCCCGTCCTGATCCTCGCCGCTGCCGTCACCACCCTCGCGTTCGCGCTCGGCGAGGGCCTCGTCCCCCGCGCGCAGACGCAGATCGGGGAAGTGCAGCGGCAGATCGTCCTCGCCAACCCCCGCGTCCTCGGCCTCGGCGAGCAGAACGTCGTCCTGCGCGACGCACTGGGCCGCGCCATCAGCATCGGCCAGATCCTCCCCGGCGGGGAACTCCGCGACCTGCGCATCGTCACCATGCAGGACAGCCTCCCCCCCCGCGAGGTCATCACCGCCCGCGAGGGCCGCCTCGTGCCCGGCAGCACCACCCTGACGCTGAAAGACGGACAGCGCGTCACGTACCAGGACGCCCGCCCCGTCACCATCCTCAGCTTCAGGGAAGGCACCCTGCCCCTGCAGGACACCGGCACCGACCTCGGCAGCGCCGCGCAGGCCCGCCCCGTCAACGACCCCCTCCCGACCCTGTGGGCACGCGTGAACACCTACCGCACCCAGGGCGTCCAGGCGCCCGCCGAATTCACCGCGCTGCACCAGAAGTTCGCCGCGCCCCTCGCCGCACTTGCCCTGGCGTTCTTCGGCGTCAGCCTCGCCGTGTTCAGCTTCCGCAGTGGCCGCAACGTCGGCTTCGTCTGGGCCCTCATGCTGACCTTCGCGTACTACGCCACGTACAGCGTCTTCAACGTCATGGGCGAAAAAGGCGCGCTGCCTGGCGCCGTCGCCGCGTACGCCCCCGACCTCGTCGCCGTCCTCGCGGGTAGCCTGCTGCTCTGGCTCAGCGCCCGCCGGTAG
- the pta gene encoding phosphate acetyltransferase produces the protein MKTLFVAPTRNGVGLSSTALGLTRALERQGLKVAFLKPIAQTHELSTDDSVHFARALAHLSVPDPIALALAEEQLSHGGEEDLMESVVALAQEVTQGGADVLIAEGLALNERNTYAGALNASLARNLQADTVLVSSLAGVTPGELADELEIAAQAYRRSDGSGLSGYVLNFAPPGLDYGTLMAELRSRSRVLASGELPLLGVVSQSAGLNAPRTLDIARHLRADVVNEGEAAVRRVTSTVVTARTVPRMAHLFVPGALVVTPGDREDVIMAAALSHLSGVPLAGLMFTSGSGPEDSIERLCRAALGSTLPVLRVNTNSFETASRLSRLDARVPHDDPQRMDRMLDFIADRLDTVPLGTRLRAPLNGERRLPPSAFRYELIQKARAAAKRIVLPEGDEPRTVKAAIRCVEKGIARPVLLAKPERVRQVAEGQGLTLPDGLEVLDPDTVRALYVAPMVELRKSKGLTAPQAEAQLEDTVVLGTMMLALGEVDGLVSGAIHTTANTVRPALQLIKTAPGSKLVSSVFFMLMPEQVLVYGDAAINPNPNAEELADIAIQSADSARAFGITPRVAMLSYSTGESGSGEDVEKVKAATALVRQRRPDLLVDGPMQYDAASVLSVGQQKAPGSPVAGRATVFIFPDLNTGNTTYKAVQRAAGVVAVGPMLQGLRKPVNDLSRGALVDDIVYTIALTAIQATQVEGTLSP, from the coding sequence ATGAAAACCCTCTTCGTCGCCCCGACCCGCAACGGCGTGGGCCTGAGCAGCACGGCGCTGGGCCTCACGCGGGCGCTGGAACGGCAGGGATTGAAGGTCGCGTTCCTGAAACCGATCGCGCAGACGCACGAGCTGAGCACCGACGACAGCGTGCATTTCGCGCGGGCGCTGGCGCACCTGAGCGTGCCCGACCCGATCGCGCTGGCGCTGGCCGAGGAGCAGCTCAGTCACGGGGGCGAGGAGGACCTGATGGAGAGCGTCGTGGCCCTCGCGCAGGAGGTCACGCAGGGTGGCGCGGACGTCCTGATCGCCGAGGGGCTGGCGCTGAACGAACGGAACACCTACGCCGGGGCGCTGAACGCCAGCCTCGCGCGGAACCTCCAGGCGGACACGGTCCTGGTGTCGAGTCTGGCGGGCGTCACGCCGGGCGAACTGGCGGACGAGCTGGAGATCGCCGCGCAGGCGTACCGGCGCAGCGACGGCTCGGGCCTCAGCGGGTACGTGCTGAACTTCGCCCCGCCGGGCCTGGACTACGGCACGCTGATGGCGGAGTTGCGCTCGCGCAGTCGCGTGCTGGCCAGCGGGGAGCTGCCGCTGCTGGGCGTGGTGTCGCAGTCGGCGGGCCTGAACGCGCCGCGCACGCTGGATATCGCCCGGCACCTGCGGGCCGACGTGGTGAACGAGGGCGAGGCCGCCGTGCGCCGCGTGACGAGCACCGTCGTGACGGCCCGCACCGTGCCGCGCATGGCGCACCTGTTCGTGCCGGGCGCGCTGGTCGTCACGCCCGGCGACCGAGAGGACGTCATCATGGCCGCCGCGCTGTCGCACCTCAGCGGCGTGCCGCTGGCGGGGCTGATGTTCACGTCCGGCAGCGGCCCCGAGGACAGCATCGAGCGGCTGTGCCGCGCCGCGCTGGGCAGCACCCTGCCGGTCCTGCGGGTGAACACGAACTCCTTCGAGACCGCCTCGCGCCTCTCGCGGCTGGACGCGCGCGTGCCGCACGACGACCCGCAGCGCATGGACCGCATGCTGGACTTCATCGCGGACCGGCTGGACACCGTGCCGCTCGGCACGCGCCTGCGCGCCCCGCTGAACGGCGAGCGCCGCCTGCCACCCAGCGCGTTCCGGTACGAACTCATCCAGAAGGCCCGCGCGGCCGCCAAACGCATCGTGCTGCCCGAGGGGGACGAGCCACGCACCGTGAAGGCCGCGATCCGCTGCGTCGAGAAGGGCATCGCGCGCCCCGTCCTGCTCGCCAAGCCCGAGCGGGTGCGGCAGGTGGCCGAGGGACAGGGCCTCACGCTGCCCGACGGGCTGGAAGTCCTCGACCCCGACACCGTCCGCGCGCTGTACGTCGCCCCGATGGTCGAACTGAGAAAGAGCAAGGGCCTGACCGCCCCGCAGGCCGAGGCGCAACTGGAGGACACCGTCGTCCTGGGCACCATGATGCTCGCGCTGGGCGAGGTGGACGGCCTCGTGTCCGGCGCGATCCACACGACCGCGAACACCGTGCGGCCCGCGCTGCAACTCATCAAGACCGCGCCCGGCTCGAAACTCGTCAGCAGCGTGTTCTTCATGCTGATGCCCGAACAGGTCCTCGTGTACGGCGACGCCGCCATCAACCCCAACCCGAACGCCGAGGAACTCGCCGACATCGCCATCCAGAGCGCCGACAGCGCCCGCGCGTTCGGCATCACCCCCCGGGTCGCCATGCTGTCCTACTCCACCGGGGAATCCGGCAGCGGCGAGGACGTCGAGAAGGTCAAGGCCGCCACCGCCCTGGTCCGCCAGCGCCGCCCGGACCTGCTGGTCGACGGCCCCATGCAGTACGACGCCGCCAGCGTCCTGTCGGTCGGGCAGCAGAAAGCCCCCGGCAGCCCCGTCGCGGGCCGCGCCACCGTGTTCATCTTCCCCGACCTGAACACCGGCAACACCACCTACAAGGCCGTGCAGCGCGCCGCTGGCGTCGTCGCCGTCGGCCCCATGCTCCAGGGCCTGCGTAAACCCGTCAACGACCTCAGTCGCGGCGCGCTCGTGGACGACATCGTGTACACCATCGCCCTGACCGCCATTCAGGCCACGCAGGTGGAAGGCACACTCTCGCCTTGA
- a CDS encoding acetate kinase, which translates to MWTLVLNCGSSSVKFALLDVQGGQVRLSGLAERLGSAGASARLEVDGVRRAVDLRGGSYAEAFAVIAGALDEVGVRAGVGAVGHRVVHGGERFSAPALITPEVLAEIRACVPLAPLHNPANIAGIEAAQAAFPDAAHVAVFDTAFHQSMPEVAFRYAVPGDWYRQHGVRRYGFHGTSHAFVAARAADLLGRPISELNLVTAHLGNGCSVCAVQGGRSVDTSMGLTPLEGLVMGTRSGDVDPGLHDYIARQAGLSLSEVTAALNRESGLLGLSGLSNDMRELEEAAGRGHPGARLALDVFVHRLAKQMAGMAAAMGRLDGLVFTGGIGENSAWVRGAVLARLAVLGARVDEAANAAAVRGQSGVISAPGALAALVVNTNEELMIAQQTQDLLAEQKGAQA; encoded by the coding sequence ATGTGGACTCTGGTGCTGAATTGCGGGTCGAGCAGCGTGAAGTTCGCGTTGCTCGACGTGCAGGGTGGGCAGGTGCGGCTGTCGGGGCTGGCGGAGCGGCTGGGGTCGGCGGGCGCGTCGGCGCGCCTTGAGGTGGACGGTGTGCGGCGCGCGGTGGATCTGCGGGGCGGCAGTTACGCGGAGGCGTTCGCGGTGATCGCGGGCGCGCTGGATGAAGTGGGCGTGCGCGCGGGGGTGGGCGCGGTGGGGCACCGGGTGGTGCACGGCGGGGAGCGCTTCAGTGCTCCGGCGCTGATCACGCCGGAGGTGCTGGCGGAGATCCGGGCGTGCGTGCCGCTGGCGCCGCTGCACAATCCGGCGAACATCGCGGGGATCGAGGCGGCGCAGGCGGCGTTCCCGGACGCGGCGCACGTGGCGGTGTTCGACACGGCGTTCCATCAGAGCATGCCGGAGGTCGCGTTCCGGTACGCGGTGCCGGGGGACTGGTACCGGCAGCACGGGGTGCGCCGGTATGGGTTTCACGGGACGAGTCACGCGTTCGTGGCGGCCCGCGCGGCTGATCTGCTGGGGCGGCCGATCTCGGAGTTGAATCTGGTGACGGCGCACCTGGGGAACGGGTGCAGCGTGTGCGCGGTGCAGGGTGGCCGCAGCGTGGATACCAGCATGGGCCTGACGCCGCTGGAGGGGCTGGTCATGGGCACCCGCAGCGGGGACGTGGACCCGGGCCTGCATGATTACATCGCGCGGCAGGCGGGCCTGAGCCTGTCGGAGGTGACGGCCGCGCTGAACCGCGAGAGTGGCCTGCTGGGCCTGTCGGGTCTGAGCAACGACATGCGTGAGCTGGAGGAAGCGGCGGGGCGTGGGCATCCGGGGGCGCGGCTGGCGCTGGACGTGTTCGTGCACCGTCTCGCCAAGCAGATGGCGGGGATGGCGGCGGCGATGGGCCGGTTGGATGGGCTGGTGTTCACGGGCGGCATCGGGGAGAACAGCGCCTGGGTGCGCGGCGCGGTGCTCGCGCGGCTGGCGGTGCTGGGCGCGCGGGTGGACGAGGCGGCGAACGCGGCGGCGGTGCGCGGGCAGTCGGGCGTGATCAGCGCGCCGGGCGCTCTGGCGGCGCTGGTCGTGAACACGAACGAGGAACTGATGATCGCGCAGCAGACCCAGGACCTGCTGGCCGAGCAGAAGGGAGCCCAGGCATGA
- a CDS encoding roadblock/LC7 domain-containing protein has translation MTNAVYTMTVRALAGVVSERAAETMVRSVLREQNLLPETVSAQEMQRLLSGPLLSRLSAVMPAARARRELLSLSGQMAEKYPKAPTLFIESGPHATWDDPQDTGGWDDLGLGADDFEFDDPEFATGLTGRSYDLATTLDQDTLIQTLGRLAGVQGVMVCRANGEVLRVRAVKDANGLAGVVAASAMLFQKRALRLLSADLGGQTVCVCPLGEYCVAVIANSQANVGRLLVELQQIKVAA, from the coding sequence ATGACGAACGCTGTGTACACCATGACCGTCCGCGCCCTGGCTGGCGTGGTCTCTGAGCGGGCGGCTGAAACGATGGTGCGGTCGGTGCTGCGCGAGCAGAACCTGCTGCCGGAAACCGTGAGTGCCCAGGAGATGCAGCGCCTGCTCTCCGGGCCGCTGCTGTCGCGCCTGAGTGCCGTGATGCCGGCCGCCCGGGCGCGGCGGGAACTGCTGAGCCTGTCCGGCCAGATGGCCGAGAAATACCCCAAGGCCCCCACCCTGTTCATCGAGAGTGGTCCGCACGCCACCTGGGACGACCCGCAGGACACCGGCGGGTGGGATGACCTGGGCCTGGGTGCAGACGATTTCGAGTTCGACGATCCGGAGTTCGCGACCGGCCTGACCGGACGCTCGTACGACCTGGCCACCACGCTCGATCAGGACACCCTGATTCAGACGCTGGGCCGACTGGCGGGCGTGCAGGGCGTGATGGTCTGCCGCGCCAACGGCGAGGTGCTGCGCGTGCGGGCCGTGAAGGACGCCAACGGCCTGGCGGGTGTGGTGGCGGCCAGCGCCATGCTGTTCCAGAAGCGGGCGCTGCGGCTGCTGTCGGCCGACCTGGGCGGGCAGACCGTGTGCGTGTGCCCGCTCGGCGAGTACTGCGTGGCCGTGATCGCGAACTCGCAGGCGAACGTGGGCCGGCTGCTCGTGGAGCTGCAGCAGATCAAGGTGGCGGCGTGA